The Stigmatella aurantiaca DW4/3-1 genome contains the following window.
GCCTGATCGAACTCCGCCCAGAACGCGTCCGAGGCTGCGCGATCCAGCGCGGCGAGTTCCCCGTCGTCGGAGGCGTTCGTGGCCGCTGCTTGCGCGTTTCGGAGATCCTCCTGAAGGACGCGAACCATCTGCTGTGCCAAGCGCTTGAGGCTGCTCACCTGTTCCGCGGGAGCTTGGGCACGGACGGCGTTCCGAAGCCGCTCGAACACGTCATCCATGGCGTTGCCGGAGAGGACCAGCCCGTTGCTCACGTTGGTGGGCACGATGCTCAGGACCTCTGGTCTTGCCAGTAACTCCTGCTTGATGCGGGGGAAGCCGTCGATCACGGGCAGGCGCTGATCCGCGCTCAGGTCCAAGTCCTCTGTCGATTGGCTGGAGTAGATCTGAAGGTCACCGGTTCCGCTGCCGATGAGACTGCGGGTCATGGCCCCATCGATGCTGTCCAGCATCGCCCCGCCTACGACGACGAGGGCCGTGCCCACGAGAATGATTCCGCCGATGACGAGGTTGATTGTGCTCGTGAACAGGTTCCGTACCGCGATCTGAACCAGGATCCTCAGGGGGCCCATGGGTTCTCCGTGCCTGGCATGTGACTCGGCTCGCTCAGCGCGGCGCGAAACGGATGGCGCCATCCAACCGGATGGTCTCGCCGTTGAGCATCGCGTTCTCCACGATGTGGAGCACCAGCGACGCGAATTCATCCGGGCGTCCCATCCGCTTGGGGAATGGGACCTGTGCCTCGAGCTCTTCACGCACCTCCTTGGGGAAGCCGCTCATCATGGGCGTGTCAAAGAGCCCCGGCGCGATGGTCATCACCCGGATCCCGTGCTCGGCGAGATCCCGTGCGATGGGCAACGTCATCCCGATGATTCCCGCCTTCGATGCCGCATAGGCGGCTTGGCGGGCCTGGCCGTCGTAGGCCGCGACGGAAGAGGTGTTGACGATCACCCCGCGCTCGCCGTCCGTGTTCGGCTCGTTCTTCGCCATCTGGGAGGCCGCGAGCCGAATGCAGTTGAAGGTGCCGATCAGGTTCACCTGGATGGGCCGGGCGAAATCGTCCAGCTTGGCGGGCCCCAGTGCCCCCAGAGTGGGCACCGAGACGCCAAGCCCCGCGCAGTTGACGAGGATCGACACCGGCCCGAGGGACTGTTGAACGGATTGGAACGAGGAGGCGACCGCCGAGGCGTTGGTGACATCCGCTGCCAGGAACTGGGTGGGCTCACCGAGTTCCTTTGCCACCGAAGCCCCTTGGGAGTGCGGGCGGTCCAGCAAAGCCACTTTCGCTCCGGCCGCCACCAGCCGCGCCGCCACGGCCTTCCCCAGCCCCGAGGCGCCTCCGGTCACGATTGCCACGGCCCCTTGCACCTTCATGACCGGGGCTCCGTGGAGATCCTCAGCTCGGATGTGCCCCGGAGCTGTTGCGCCACCTCCAGCCCGCGCGTGCGCGCTTCGGACAGCAGGGTGTTGGACTCCTTCATGCGCGGTGAATCGGGGGGCGACTCCGGGCCGACGATGTGCGACAGCCAGGGCTCGAGGCCCATGGCGTAGTTGTAGAGCCGCCGGGCTCCGAGGATCTCCAGCAGCCGCACGCCCTCGCTGGCGTTGCTCCCCCGGCACCGGCGGTTTTTCTCCGCGCGGCGGTCGCGGCGCTTGGGGAACAGGGCCTCGATGGTGAACGTGAGCGGGGAGCCCTCATTCTCGGTGTTCATGAAGACCGTCTGTATTTCACCGACCGCCTGACGGATGTTGCGGTAGAGCGTGTCGTCCAGGTTGGTCGAGTCCGCGGCGAAGAGGATCTGCTCCTGGCCCATGCGGATCAGGTAAGCACTCTTGGCGTGCGACAAGTCGCCGTGCTCTCCCAAAAAGGGAATCGCGACGATCTCCCCATCGGGGAGCGGCAGCGAGTCGAACATCTCCATGTCGACGACCCGCTTGTAGCCCATCATCGTGGACATCAGCTTGAGCGAGACGTCTCCCACGAGCATGCCCCGCGCCCGAGGAACCACGAGGCAGTCGATCCGCCGCCGCAGGCGCAGGAGCGTCTCGGGGTTGTAGTGGTCGGCGTGGGCATGTGTCACGAGCGCGTAGTCGATCCGGGCCGGGAGGTTTTCGTAGCTCAGACGCGCTTCGCCTCCTGCGCGCGGCCGGACGCCGATGACCGGATCGATCAGGATCGAGGTTCCCTTCCACTCGACGAGCACGCATGCGTGACCCACGTACCTCACGCGCGCACCGGGACCTGTCCACGGTTCTGGCTCGGCCGGGGCAGGCGCCTCGGTCAGCAGGGAGCGAAGCAGTTCCTCGCTTGGGACGGCATCACCGAGCAACTCTTGGATGTGGCCAAGGGGTTGGGGCGTGCGCTCCAACTCGAAGAGGCGGTCGACACGCGCGTCCGCGAAGGGTACCCGCCACTCGATTTGCCGCTCCTGGGTAAGCCGTGGGGTGGTGAAGAAGGTGCGGCGATCGAAGTCGGACTCCAGCGCCCCGAGTTGCAGGGTCTGGAGTTGCGGCTGGTAGTAACGGCTCTTGTACGAGAGTGGCTCCAGCACCTGAATGGAGGCCCGGTTGTTGTAGTCGTAGACCAGCTCCACCAGCCCGCGCAGGGGCTCGGGGAGCTTCTGGTACAGCGGCTCCAGTGACTGTCCCTTGGCCTCGGTCAAGAGGAACGCTTGGAACTCCTCGAACGCCTCGGCCAGCTTGAGCCCCGCCTCCTGTGCGCTCTGCGTTCGCTGCAACAGCGCGCGGACCTCCGCGGCGCGAGAGGCTGGGACTCCCACGAACGAGCCGCCGTTGATCTCCCGCTCCGATTTCTCGTGGAAGGCTGGGTTCTGGAGGTACGCCTTCAGCAGGGGAAGCTGGAAGTTGTACGCGTTGAGGCAGGCGGGGATCGGCGCGAGGGTGAGCCACCACGCCATCCATTGGTTGACCAGGGGCTCGATGCAGGTGTGCTCGGACAGACGGTAGGTTGCGGACATGGGATTGGGGAGGGGCCGGTCCTGGATTACCCGGCGTGGTGCATGGCGGTGATTGGCTTGAGGCGCGCCGCCAGGAAGGAAGGGATGAGGGCGATGGCCGTCGTGCAGGCGCTGATCATCGTGATGGAGAACAGGGCAACCTCGGCGTCCACGAGCAGGTACAGCCGGTCTCCCATCAGGAACAGCTGCACCGCGTGGGGGACGGGGACTTGCAGCGCATTCAGGATCGCGCAGAGGATGGAGCCCAGCACCGCGCCCGTTCCTGCGCTCATGACGCTGAGCACCAGCGCCTCCAGCGCGAACATCAAGACGACCCGCGACCGCTGCATTCCAATCGCGCGCAGGGTGCCCACCTCCTGCGTGCGTTCCCGGATGGCGATCCAGAGGGTGTTCATGAGCCCGACCGCGATGGTCACGATCAGTACGAACATCAGCGCGAAGCTCAGCACGTTGAGCATGCCGCTCGTCCAGTTGACGAAGGCGATCTCGTCCTTCCACGTCGTGACGTCCAGCCGCTGGCCCGTCCAGTCGTCCTGGGTGACCAGCTCGAGTTTCTGCCAGTAGGGCTGCTGTTCCTCCTCGATGAGCTCGTAGTGGGCGGAGGCGAGCACTTGGCGCAGCCGTTGTTGAACGGCAGGAGCGTGGTCGAGGTGCTCGAGATACAGCAAGAGTGCGCCCGTCGCATCATCGTGAAGTTGGTACAGCGCCCGGAGGGTGGCATTCGGGACGAAGACGTTGATCGAGCTGAGCAGCCCGATGTCGCGGGCGATGGCCACCACCCGGACATCTTGGGTGTTGGTGCTGCCGCGCACGGTCATCCCCGACAGGGTGAGCATGTCGCCGGTCTTCACCTCGAGCTTCTTCGCCTGGGATTCGAACAGCAGGATGCTTCCCGGCTGGGCCAGATCCGCCAGGTTGCCCTCGGCCAGCCGGATGACCTGGCGGAAGACCGGCTCCGCCTCGATGTCCAGACCGTTGAGCGCGATCTGCATGCCGTGGGTGTCGCTGATCGCCTTGGCGAGACCCCTGCCGCGTTGCGACACGCTGACGAGCTCCGGGACCTCGCGCCGGATGAGTTCGATGAGCTGGGGGTAGTGCGTCACCACCGCGCTCGATTGGCCGCGCGTCACTTTGTAGAAGCCGGCGACGTTCACGTGGCCTGACATCAACGTGGTGGCCGACTGCAGGATCGTGCTCTGGACGCCGTTGGAGAGCCCCAGCAGGAAGAGCAACAGGGCGGTGACCCCGGCCATGGCCCCCCCAAGCATCAGGGTCCGACGGCGGTGCAAGGCCAGATTACGGACGGCAAGCAGGATGAATTGGATCACCTAGGGGGCACCTGTGGCCATATCGCGCACTTACACGTATAAGAGCCCAGGGAAAGTAGTATAAGGCGGGGCCGTTGTAATCAACTGTTTCCAAGAAAATAATGTAGATGATGGAAAATCCGCAAGACTCGAAGGCCGGTGTGCCGCTCTCTGGCTCCCGATTCGTTCCGTGCTCCTTGCTCCAGGAGCATGTCTGGAACTTTGAGCAGGTGGCAGGCAGTGGGGGGGCCTGCGTGCAAGGAGGCTTCCGCATCTCCGGCGCACTGGAGGTGCCGTTGCTGGAGCGAAGCCTCGACGCGCTCATCCAGCGGCACCAGATTCTGCGCACCCGCTTTGCCCTTGTCGAAGGGACGCTGGCCCAGATCGTCGAGGATGCCGGGCGTTTGCCGCTGACGGTCATCGAACTGGCGCGGGCGGATGAGGCGGCGCTCAAAGAGGTGGCCCTCGAACAGGCTCGGCGGCCGTTCGATCCGGGCCGGGGGCCCCTGCTGCGCGCGGTGCTGCTGCACCTCGGGGTTCAGGAGCACGTGCTGCTTCTCTGCATGCATCGGCTGATTGCCGATGAGGCTTCATTTGGAGTGCTGGGGAGGGAGCTGGCCACTTTGTACAGCGCCTTCTCCGCCGGCCGGGCTCCGCGCCTCCCGGAGCCTTCCCAATATGGGGAGTTCGCCGAGAAGCAGCGGTCGTCCCTGCGGGGCGAGGCGCTGGATCTCCACCTGCACTTCTGGAAGCAAAAGTTCTCCGGGGCCACCCCGATCCAACTTCCCACGGACTTTCATCCGCCCCAGGCCGTGACTGGAGTCCGGGCACGGCATTCGTTTGTGTTGCCCCGTGCGTTGGTTGAAGCCCTTCGGGCCCTGGCGCCCGGAGAGGCTGACTCCCTGCGCGATACGCTGCTGGCGGCCTTCCGGCTGTTGCTGCACCGCCATGCCTACCAGCAGGAGGACACCAGCATCGGTCTCCTGGTTTCCCACGCGCCTGACTCGGGGGGGCCTGGGCTCCTCGGTCCTGTCGCCAGCCCACTGGTGCTTCGGCTTCCGCTCTCGGGGAACCCCGCGTTTCACTCGTTCCGGCGTTCGGTCCGCAAAACGCTGGCCGAGGCCTTGGCCCATCGTGCGCTGCCCTTCGAGACCCTCCTCGATGTGCTGCAGTTGGGTCCGGAGCGTGGCCCCGAATTGCTCAGGGCCTTGGTCATCTTCGAGGCGCCTGCGCCGGAGTTTCTTCAACTTCCGGAGCTCTCGTTCGTTCCGCTCGAGACGCAAGGAGGCGTGACGCCGTGCGAGCTGGTCCTGCGGCTCTCGGAAGGGCTGTGCGAGCTTCGCGGTGCATTCGAGTACAACGCGGAGCTGTTCCAGGCCGCCACCATCTCTCGGATGGTGGAGCGGTTTGAGCGGCTGCTGGAGGGCATCGCCGCCACGCCTGACCAGCGTGTCTTGGCACTGCCGCTCCTGACGCGGCAGGAGCACCACCAGATCCATCAGGAGTGGAACCCGAGGAGAGTGGAGAGGAGAGAAGAGAGCGCGCACGGACTGTTCGAGGAGCAGGTGAGGCGGACGCCCGAAGCGGTGGCGGTGAGCTTCGAGGAAGAGGAGGTGACGTACGGGGAGCTGGAGAAGAGGGCAAACCAGGTAGCGAACTACCTGAGGGGGAAGGGTGTGGGGCCAGAGAGCCGAGTGGGAGTGTGCGTGGAGCGCTCGGTGGAACTGGTGGTGGGAATGCTGGGGACGCTGAAGGCGGGGGGAGCGTACGTGCCGCTGGACCCCAGTGTGCCCGCCGAGAGGCTTGGGTACATGGTGGAGGATTCGGGGTTGGAGGTGCTGCTGACGCAGGCGCACCTGGAGGGGAAGCTGCCGCAGGGAGCGTTGAGAGTGGTGAGGCTGGACGCGGACTGGGGGGAGATTGGGCAGCAAAGCCAGGGGAAGGTGGAGAGTGGGAGCGGTGGGGGGAACCTGGCGTACGTGATCTACACGTCCGGGTCGACGGGGAAGCCGAAGGGGACGCTGCTGGAGCACGGGGGGCTGTGCAACACGGTGAGAGAGGCCATCGAGATGATGGAACTGGGACCCGGGAAGAGGGTGCTGCAGTTCTCGTCGATGGGGTTCGATGCGTCGGTGTGGGAGATGTTCTCGGCGCTGCTGTCAGGAGCGAGGCTGGAGATGGCGCCGAAGGAGGCGCTGCAACCGGGAGCTCCGCTGCAGGAGTTGCTGAAGCAGAAGGAGATCACGACGGCGACGTTGACGCCAGCGGTGCTGATGCAGTTGGAGCCGAGGGAGTTGCCGAAGTTGAAGACGGTGGCGGCGGCGGGAGAGGCGAGCACGGGGGAGTTGGTGAGGCGTTGGAAGGAGGGGAGGAGGTTCATCAACGCGTATGGACCGACGGAGGTGACGATCTGCGCGACGAAGAATGGGCAGGTGGAGGAGAGGAGGCCGACGATAGGTCGGCCGCTGAAGAACGTGCAGGTGTACGTGCTGGATGAAGAGCAGAACGAAGTGCCAGTGGGAGTGGCCGGAGAGTTGTGCGTGGGAGGAGTGGGGGTAGGGCGTGGGTACCAGGGGAGGCCCGAGCTGACGGCGGAGCGTTTCATCCCGCACCCGTTCAGCCAAGAGGCGGGGGCGAGGCTGTACCGGACGGGGGACCGGGCGAGGTACGTGGAGGGAGGGGAGTTGGAGTTCCTGGGGCGGATGGACTTCCAGGTGAAGCTGAGAGGTTTCCGGATCGAGTTGGAGGAGGTGGAGGGAGTGCTGGGAAAGCACCCCGGGGTGAGGGAAGTGGTGGTGGTGGTGAGGGAGGATGAGGGAGGAAGCCGGAGGTTGGTGGCGTACGTGGTGGGGAAGCAGAAGGAGTCTGCGCCGAGCAGTGAGAGTCTGAGGAGCTACCTGAAGGAGAAGTTGCCGGAGTACATGGTGCCCTCGGCGTATGTGAGGCTGGAGGCGCTACCACTGGCGCTCACCGGCAAGGTCGACCGGCGGGCCCTTCCCGCTCCAGATTGGAGCAGGCCGGAGCTGGACGGCGAGTACGTTGCTCCCCAGACGCCCGTTGAGAAGCAGCTGGCTGCCATCTGGGCGAAAGTGCTCAGGCTCGAGCGCGTGGGTCGGCACGACAACTTCTTCTTACTCGGTGGCGATTCCATCATTGGAATGCAGATCCTGGCCCGCGCCCACCAGGTGGGGCTTCGCTTCACGTCGAAGCAGCTCTTCCAGCACCCGACCCTCGCCGCGCTGGCGCCCCTGGTAACGGAGGCCCAAGGCC
Protein-coding sequences here:
- a CDS encoding ABC transporter permease — protein: MAGVTALLLFLLGLSNGVQSTILQSATTLMSGHVNVAGFYKVTRGQSSAVVTHYPQLIELIRREVPELVSVSQRGRGLAKAISDTHGMQIALNGLDIEAEPVFRQVIRLAEGNLADLAQPGSILLFESQAKKLEVKTGDMLTLSGMTVRGSTNTQDVRVVAIARDIGLLSSINVFVPNATLRALYQLHDDATGALLLYLEHLDHAPAVQQRLRQVLASAHYELIEEEQQPYWQKLELVTQDDWTGQRLDVTTWKDEIAFVNWTSGMLNVLSFALMFVLIVTIAVGLMNTLWIAIRERTQEVGTLRAIGMQRSRVVLMFALEALVLSVMSAGTGAVLGSILCAILNALQVPVPHAVQLFLMGDRLYLLVDAEVALFSITMISACTTAIALIPSFLAARLKPITAMHHAG
- a CDS encoding MBL fold metallo-hydrolase; its protein translation is MSATYRLSEHTCIEPLVNQWMAWWLTLAPIPACLNAYNFQLPLLKAYLQNPAFHEKSEREINGGSFVGVPASRAAEVRALLQRTQSAQEAGLKLAEAFEEFQAFLLTEAKGQSLEPLYQKLPEPLRGLVELVYDYNNRASIQVLEPLSYKSRYYQPQLQTLQLGALESDFDRRTFFTTPRLTQERQIEWRVPFADARVDRLFELERTPQPLGHIQELLGDAVPSEELLRSLLTEAPAPAEPEPWTGPGARVRYVGHACVLVEWKGTSILIDPVIGVRPRAGGEARLSYENLPARIDYALVTHAHADHYNPETLLRLRRRIDCLVVPRARGMLVGDVSLKLMSTMMGYKRVVDMEMFDSLPLPDGEIVAIPFLGEHGDLSHAKSAYLIRMGQEQILFAADSTNLDDTLYRNIRQAVGEIQTVFMNTENEGSPLTFTIEALFPKRRDRRAEKNRRCRGSNASEGVRLLEILGARRLYNYAMGLEPWLSHIVGPESPPDSPRMKESNTLLSEARTRGLEVAQQLRGTSELRISTEPRS
- a CDS encoding 3-hydroxyacyl-CoA dehydrogenase, which gives rise to MKVQGAVAIVTGGASGLGKAVAARLVAAGAKVALLDRPHSQGASVAKELGEPTQFLAADVTNASAVASSFQSVQQSLGPVSILVNCAGLGVSVPTLGALGPAKLDDFARPIQVNLIGTFNCIRLAASQMAKNEPNTDGERGVIVNTSSVAAYDGQARQAAYAASKAGIIGMTLPIARDLAEHGIRVMTIAPGLFDTPMMSGFPKEVREELEAQVPFPKRMGRPDEFASLVLHIVENAMLNGETIRLDGAIRFAPR